The nucleotide window CGCCGTATACGACGCCGGGATTCGGCATTTCGTCTGCGGGATGGCGCTCGGCAGCGATATATATTTCTGTGAAACGGTGCTGCGCCTGAAAGACATGTATTCGGATGTGACGCTTGAGGCGGCGCTGCCCTGCGAGGAGCAGGCGGCGCGATGGACAGAGGCGCAGCGCAGCCGATATTTCCGGCTCGTCCAGCAGTGCGACAAGGAGACATACGTCGGCAGGCGGTATACGTCGGACTGCATGATGCGCCGCAATATGTATATGGTTGACAAATCATCGTTGCTCATCACAGTGTACGATGGGCGCTTCGGCGGGACGATGCATACGGTTGGCTATGCCGAATCAAACGAACTGGAAATCATCCAGCTCAAGCCATAAAAAATTTCAAAGCGCCGCCGGTTCCGCCCGGCGGCGTTTTTCTGCTCTCAGAACCGGGCTTGGGTGCGATTTTTCCCTGTATACGGACAAATAGCGGCAGAATACACTATACAAGACTCTTGATCTGGTGGTGTGTATATGCTGTCTGCCACATTCGCGATCTTTTTAATGAGCCCGTTTCTCATGCTGCGCATGTCGGAGGGGGCGGGCTCTTTTCCGAAGCCGCTGTCAGCCGCGGAGGAGCAAACGTATATCGAGCTGTTCATGACAGGCGATATGGAGGCCAGAAACGTCCTGATTGAGCGGAATCTGCGCCTTGTCGCGCACATTATTAAAAAGTATTATACGCAGACGAGCGAGCAGGATGATCTTATCTCCATTGGGACGATCGGGCTGATTAAGGGAATATCAACATATAAGCCCGACAGACGTGTGCGCTTGGCGACTTACGCCAGCCGCTGCATCGAAAATGAAATACTGATGCATTTCAGAAGCCTGAAGAAGACGGCGGGCGACCTGTCCCTCTCTGATTCCATCGACACCGATAAAGACGGTAACAGCCTGTCGCTCATGGAGGTTATCAGTGTCGAGGACAATATGCTGGAGAATTTAAGCGCCAGAGAGACGTGCCAGCAGCTCTGCCAATACATGAACGATGTTCTGACGCAGCGTGAGGCCGAAATTATTACCATGCGTTATGGCCTTCAAAACAAAAGCCCGAAAACACAACGCGAAATAGCCATTATCTGCGGTATCAGCCGGTCGTATGTGTCCAGAATTGAAAAAAAGGCTTTGGAGAAACTGCGAAAATGCTTTGAAGCAAATTCATAAAATTGTTACAACAATGTTTCCGAATTAAACAGGACTCGATTAAGTACGACAAAAAAAGAAAACCGAATCAGGTGAAAATCAACACTGAATTTGTGCAAAATACATAAAAAGACACACCTAAAAAAGGGTGTGTTTTTTCTTTTTGAGCATTTTTCGGAAAAATTTGCTTGACAAACCTGGCAGATTTATGTATCATTCAAAACGTTACAAACTGTAACCACCTGTTATAAGCATGTTGAGCGTTGAGGTGATTTGTTGAAATTGTTTGAGCAAAAGACCGGGTTCTCTGTCAAAATACCAATTGTTTGCGCCCGGTCGTTTTTTAACAGGACCTTATCCCGGCGGCATAAAACACACCGCGCATGGACAATGGCGGCGGTGACGATTTTTCTCGTTCTGGCGCTGACGGTCATTTTGCTGAATTCACAGGTTGGCTTTGCCGTTTATTTTCGCGGCGAAAAAATCGGCAACGTTAAAAGCATGGCCGACGTCACGGCAGCCGTCACCGGTGCTGAAAATCAGCTCGAAGAGATATACGGTCACGACTATTCGCTCGAAAAGGCCATCTCCGTGACGGCCAATGTCGGCGGTGGCACCGTCAATCAGGAAAGTGTGCAGGACGGGATCCTTGGCGGGATTGACGGCCTCGTGAAGTTGTATGTCTTGGAGGTCAACGGCAAAGCCGTGGGCGCGTCTGCCGACGAGGCAACCATGGATGGGGTACTCAATGACATATTAATGACGTACGCAACAGAACAAACATCATCCGTTCGGTTTGTTGAGACGGTTGATATCAGCCACCGATTTATTAATGAAGATATCACGCAGGATGTTTCGGCCATCAAGGCGGCCATCGACCCGAAAAATGAGGCGGCGGCATATAGGCTGACCGTTGAAACAACCGAGCAGACAGAGCGCGTAGAGGATATCCCTTTTGATGTTGAATACAAGAGTGACGATACTGTATATGAAGGCAATATCAAAGTTAGATCGCCCGGTGTCTGCGGTGAAAATGTCATTACGGAAAAATCGGTTTATCTCAACGGCGTTTTGCAGTCCTGCCAGATGATCAGCACGGTCAAGACGAAAGACCCAGTAACGGAGCTCGTGGCGGTTGGAACAGCGCCGCGCCCGAAAACGGCTTCTTATGATAAATATATCTGGCCCGCTGAGGGCGTTATGACATCCGGCTTCGGCCCGCGCACTGGCTTCGGCTCCGCCAATCATCAGGGGATCGATATTGCCGGCGCCAGCGGCTCGGATATTGTCGCTGCCGACGGCGGTGAAGTCATTCTCGCCGAATGGTACTTCGGGTATGGCCTTATGGTGCAGATTCGCCACGACAACGGTGATTTGACGTATTACGGCCATTGCAGCGAGCTTCTCGTTTCGAAAGGCGAGCGCGTTTATCAAGGACAGACGATTGCCTATATGGGCGAAACAGGTGAGGCCAGCGGCGTGCATTGCCATTTTGAAATCCGCGTGAATGGCGTACCGGTCAACCCAATTGCCTGCCTGCCTTAACCGAGGGAATATGGCTTGAACATGCATAAACAGCGGGGCTGCGTCTTGTGACGCAGCCCCGTTTTGATTTTTGACGAGACCAGCAAAAACGCTATGCCAGGCTGATCACATCAAAGCCCAGTAGCGCAATTTCCTCCGGCTGATGGAGCGTTGCGATGACCGGGATTTGAACCGTATGGATGAGCGAAGCTATTCGCCTTGTGAGGGCGGGGTCCAATCCTTTAAACGGCTCGTCAAGGATGAGCAGCCCACCGCCATATGCCAACGCTCTGGCAAGAGCGACGCGCCGCTGCTGCCCACCGGACAAAGCCCCCGGCAGGCTTTCGGCCTGTTCTGTGAGCTCGACGGCGGCAAGCCATGACATCGCGCTGCCCCGCTTCATACGCGGCAGCACCGCAGCTACATTATCGCGCGCTGTTGCCCACGGCAACAGACGGTCCTCCTGGAACAAGAATGTAACTTTCTCCGGCACGCCTGTGATGGCACCGCCCTGCGGCTTCTCTAAACCTGCAATCAGGCGTAGAAGCGTAGACTTGCCGCAGCCGGAGGGGCCCGTGATGCAGACGCTGGCGCCGATGGCGAGGCTGAAGGCATTAAAGATCGGCTTGTCGCCATAGGAAAAGGTGATGTCTTTAATCTCAATCATCAGGATGCTCCGTTTTGCGCAGGCGCCCCCCTGACGGGCTGACGGCTGACGCCGTTTTATGTGCCAGTCGCTTCCTGATAAGCAACGCAAGGACTTTTTCAAGAAGAAGGCTGAGGATGATAACAACAGCCGTCCACGCAAAGAGCGCGGGCGTATCAATATAGATTTTGGAGTAATAAAGCTCGGCACCGATCGTTGGCCGCGCGAGACAGATAACCTCTGCAGCGATACCAGACTTCCAGGCAAGGCCCATTGACGTGGCACAGGCGGCTGCCCAGTCGTTACGGACGGACGGGATGTAGACAAGGCGCAGTGTGCGCAGCCATCCAAAGCCAAACTGGCGCGCCATCTCCAGAAGATTCTTGTCCGCATCCTTCACGGAAGCGCTGACGCTCTGCCAGACGATGGGGATTACCATCAGTGCCGAGCAGAAGGCGGGCACGCGCATTTTGCCGATCCATAAAAGGGCGAGGATAATAAACGAGACAACGGGCGTCGCCCGAATGACGCGGATGAGGGGCGATAAAAGTGTGTCACACAATGTGCTCCACGATGTCAGCGTGGCAAAAAACGTTCCAAGCACAACGCCGCTCGTAAAGCCGACAAAAACATTCAAAAGAGAATGCCCCGCGCTCTCCCAAAAGCCGGGCGTAACGCCAAGTGCCAAAAGTGTCACCCAAACGTCAGCCGGAGCAGGAAAAATCAGCGCTTTGCCGATGGCGTATGACGCCGCAAACCAGACAGCGAGCCAGAAGAGGAGCGCTGCGGCGGCTTTTAGAAGCTTTTTAACCCCCGTAATAGAAGTTGTCATTTGGAACGGCACCACCGACGGACTTGGGGTCGGCCTTAAACAGGATGTCTAGATAGCCGGCAAGAGCAGCCTTCATATCGGCAGCACCGGCAATATAGGTGAGATGGCACTGCGGAATGGCGGCCTTAGCAATCTCCACACTACCGACCATACCATGCTTATAAGCCAACTGGGCGGCTGCGTCCAGATTTGCATCATCGAGCATAAAGTTGATGGAAGCCTGATATTCGCTTAAAAACTGCGGGATGATCACGTCAATATTCGGCGTATCCATCCGCGCAACGATGCAGCCCTGCGTCAAGACGCTGCCGTCAGCCCCTGAAAGCGCCGACCATTCTTTGCCGAAGTCAAGGGCAATACGGACATCGGCGTTTTTTAAGAGAACGGTTGTGGCGTTCGGGACGGGCAGCATGGCAACATCAATCGTCCCGGCGGCTATTTCGGTTGCCAGCTGGCTGCTGTCCATATACTCAATTGTCACATCAACACCCGGCTTAAGGCCGTTTTGCTCCAGAATGTAATTTAAAACATATTCTGGGTTTGCACCCTGACCCGTCGCATAGATCGTTTTGCCGCGGAGGTCTGAGACAGATGCAATGGCTGTGCCGTTTTCAAGGAGATAAAGCACGCTCATGGTGTTGATGGCAATGATTTTAACATTGCCCTGCGTCTTGTTGTAGAGGACGGCGGCCACATTCGTCGGCACGGCGGCGAGATCCAAGCTGCCGTTAATTAAGCCGCTTGTGATGTTGGCGGGGTCGGCTTCTGTTGTAAAAGTGTAGTCAATATCTGTTTTACCTTGATCACGCTGTTCCATAAGGTAAGACGCGCCAATGCCTGTCGGCCCTTTTAAAACGCCAACAGAAGCAGCCAGTGGCGGGTTTGACGTTTCCGACGTCTTGGGAGATGCTGTTGAGCACGCAGTCAGCGCGAACGCCGTCAGCAGGACGAGCAGGGCACTTAAAACTCTTTTCATAACAGATCATCCTTAATTTTATTTCTCTATATCACAATCGGAATAAAAACGTGACTCAAGGGCTAGCAGCGCCCGTTTGCAGGCAAGGCCGCCGGCATAACCCGTGAGCGTGCCGCCGGCACCGAGCACGCGATGGCATGGGACGATAATGGCTATAGGGTTTACGTGGCAGGCATTTCCGACGGCACGATAGGCAGCCGGAGACCCGACAACGCGGGCAAGAGCGCCGTATGTGCGCGTTTGCCCGTATGGGATTTGCAGAAGGGAAGCCCAGACGGCGCGCTGAAACGGCGTGCCTGTCAGTTCAAGCGGCACATCAAACTGACGGCGATGACCCTCGAAATAATCGAAAAGCTGGTCGGCCGCCAGCCGAATCAGCGGCGTTTCCTCAAAAACGTCCGATTTAGCAGGCGTTAGAGACACACCGATAATATGACTGCCGTCCGCCGTGATATCAAGCGGCCCGACAGGTGTTTCGTAACGAAACGAATATCTGATACAGAGCCCTCCGCAAAAAAACCGGCACGCAAAGCGGCCGGTTTTAAATCATTTAGAATCCGAGATTGAGACCGCCGGTGAACTTTGACATGTTTTCGTTCATCACCGAATCAGCCTGGCGCATTGCCGCATTAATGGCAGCGATGACCATGTCAGAGAGCATATCAATATCGTCAGGGTCGACGGCCTCCGGCTCAATTTTAAGTGAGATAAGCTCATGCTTGCCGCTGACGACAGCCGTAACGGCACCGCCGCCGGACTGCGCCGAATATGTTTTTTCCTCCAGCTCCGCCTGCATCTTCATCATGTCCGCCTGCATTTTTTGCGCCTGCCGGATCATATTCATATTCATGCCGCCGCCGAGGCCGCCGTGAAAACCGCCTTTTGCCAAGTTGGTCACTCCTTCATTCATAATAGCTTTAAAACGACTGATGGCCAGCCGATTATTCAAAGGTGATGTTTGGATACCGCTTCAATGTATCAAGCTTGTCGCTCGTACCACCCTGTGTGCCCTCATCTAGAATCACGCGCACGGCGGCAGGACGCCTGAGCGTTGTTAGTGCCGCATCCCGGATTGCCGTGGTGATGGGTGGGACGTTTAACATCGACAAGGCAAACCCGTTCTTCACACGAATGGTCACAGCGTCTGCTGAAATGTCGCACAAAACGTGTGACGGATCACTTAAAAACGTAAAGGGCGGGATATCGATTTCCTTTTTTATCAGAGCCAGTATCGCCGGCCAGACGTTTTCTGAATCTCCCGTCAGCGGACCCGCCGGGTCATCGGCGACGGATGCTTTATTTTGAATCGTCAACTCAACCGGCGCACCGTTTCCCATTGGAGGCGCCGCACGCTGCCCGTCGGGCTCGGCAGAGGGCATTTGTACAGGCACAGGCTTTGCAAGCACGGGCTGCATCGGCGTTTGAGCGGGCGCGGGGACAAGAGTGCCTTCAAGCTTTTTTTCAAGCGCTGAAAGGCGCGCTAAGAGGGTGGCGGGGTCGTCGCAGAGGCGGCTGTCACACAGGCGGATGAGGCAGAGCTCGGCGGCACCGCGCCCGCCGGCACTCTTTGACATGCCAAGCTGCGTCTGACGCAGAATTTCCAGCATCGACAAAAGGCGCTCCGTCGGCATGCGTTTTGCAAAATCCTGCAGAACAGGCACGTCATAAAGACCGCTGAACAGACTGGTATTGTCAGCCGTGGTGAGGCCGGACAGAAGGATATCTCGAAGCAGATCGGCCATCTCGCCCAGCAAGGACGACATGACCTTCCCGTCGTGATAAAGGCTGTCGAGCTGGGTAAGCGCCGACCCAACGTCTCCGTCTGCCACGGCGGATAAAAGACGCGCCGTTTCTTCACTTCCCGCTAAGCCGATGGCGGAGAGAACTCTTTCCGTATCAATTGTCTCATCGGATGCGCATTGGTCGAGAAGCGACAAACCGTCCCGCAGGGCACCGTCGGCAAGCCGCGCCAGCAGGTGCGCGGCATCATCCGTCAACGGCATATTTTCCTGTGCGGCGACAGTTATGAGATGGCCGGCAATCGTTTCCGGCAGAAGACGTTTAAAAGAAAATCGCTGGCATCTCGACATAATCGTCGCCGGGACTTTGTGGATTTCCGTTGTCGCCAGGATGAAAATGAGATGCTCGGGTGGCTCCTCAAGAATTTTCAAAAGCGCATTAAAAGCCGCGGTAGACAGCATATGCACTTCATCAATAATGTAAACGCGTTTTTTGGCGGCAACAGGCGTAAAAACAGCCTCTTCGCGCAGCGCGCGGACATTGTCGACGCCGTTGTTGGATGCCGCGTCGAGTTCCAGCACGTCGAGAATGCTGCCGCTGTCGATACCCACACAATGAGCACAGGCGTTGCAGGGGTTGCCGCCCTGCGGGCTGAGGCAATTGACGGCTTTGGCCAGTATCTTCGCGCACGACGTCTTCCCGGTGCCGCGCGTTCCGACAAAAAGATAAGCGTGCGACAGGCGCCCACTGACAACCTGACGCTTGAGCGTTTCGGATATGACCTCTTGGCCGACAACGTCGTCAAACGTTTTGGGGCGCCATTTTCTGTATAAAGCTTGGTACATGGCTCTGCCTCCGCATCGAGATAACTGACGTTTTCCGACATGCAGCCTGGCGCTGTTCTTTCATGCCGGGGAAAAGCGATAGCATGGGTGCACTTTACTGCGTATGGTAAAGCAAGTAACGTCCCGCTTTTAAGCGGCGCGAGGCAAGGCCGCACACCGGCCTTTGAAAGTATGATATGTCCGAAACGCCGGCAGCCGACTCAAAGCCGGTCACCTCGCGGCACACGCCAGTTTTCGCTTAATGCTGCTCGGTTCCCCGCCTGACATGGTTCACGAATTGACGTTGCGCGAGACCGGCTTATCAGCGCCACTTACCGGAATCTGATAACACATCACACACCCGAGGGTCGGAATTCATCCCTGCTGTAGCGGGTTGCAGGTAACAGGGCACCGCTGACTCCCCGACTAGTGCGGCCTTGCCCCGCGCCGCTCTGTTCGCGGGGAAAGTGTTTATATTATACTACTTCTACCCGCCATTATCAATAACCATCCTATTGCTGTTGGCAACCGGCGAGACGTTTTGCCGGTTTTAAGCGCACGTCAAATGTAACAGCGGAAAAATAACAGGCCTTACGGCCCGTCAAAGCATATGTAAAGCCGGATGGCCAAAGGCCTCCGGCATATTTATTTAGACGCGTTAACACGCATTGTTGCAGCCGCCGCCAAAGCCGCCGAAGCAGAATATGATAACAAGGATAATGACAAGCCAGGAACAGCTGTTGTTGCCAAGAATACCGTTATTGCCGCACATATTGTTTCCTCCCGAAAAGATGTGACCCTGTTGGGATCACTTTATACTATTCCAAGGGGGAAAAAGTGTTCCTCAGTCACAGCAGCTGTTGAAGCCGCCGAAGCAGAAGATGATGACGAGAATAATAATAAGCCAGGTGCAGTTGTTGCCACCAAAGATACCGTTATTGCAGCACATATATAGACCTCCTAAATCGATATGGCCCTTTATCGGGTCAGTCCATTTTATTCGGGAGGTCAAAAAGCGTTACAGGATGTTCTGGCAGAAGTTATAGACGATTTGGGCGACCTGCGCGCGCGAGGCAGTGCTTTTCGGCAAAAGCTTTCCGCCGGAGCCGCTGATAAGACCATTGTTGACGGACCACGTCATCGCGTCGGCAGCATAAGCGGAAACGCTCTTCACGTCGGGAAACGACTGATACAGCGTGCTGCTCCCCGGTGCCGTATCGTAGCCGGATGATGCGGCATATCGGTACATGACGGCGGCCATTTGTTCGCGCGTTATAATGTCATCGGGATGAAATTTGCCATCGCTATAGCCAGTGACGATGCTCCGGCTGCTCGCCCAAATCACAGCTTGATAATAATAAGCGGTGGTAGAGGCGACATCTGAAAACGACGAGCCCCCCGAAACGGCTGGTTTCCCGGCCAGGCGATACAGAACAGTGACAAACATACCGCGCGTCATCGATGTCTGGGGTGAAAATGTTGTGGCCGTTGTGCCGGAAAAGAACCCGTTATCGCTGACATAAGAGACGGCGGTTACGAACCAGTCTGTACTCCGTACGTCGCTGTACAAAACAGGCTGCACGATTGTGCCGTTGGTCTGATAGTACCCGTCAATCTGGCAGACAGTGTCCGCTGTGGCAAGCAGCGTTGCCGTTGTATCTTCAGCACAGAGATAGCGCCCGTTTGACGTCAGCGCGGCAGGTGATTTGAGCTCTGTGCCGGTTGAAACATCGATGACGGTGCCTTTTGTAACGGTGAGCGTTGCCTTGCCGGACACAAGTGACACCATACTGCCGGTGACGAATGATGCCGACGTGCCGGACGGCAGGCGCAGCGAAACAATTTTATCGGTAAATGCATAACCACTGTACCCGCCCAGCTGAGAGAGCGCCGCGTTGTAAATGGACTGCGCGTTGCGCGCGGCATTGTCATAGACGGGGGCAAGGCTGTTGCTGATGAGGGTCTTGCTGCTGTTATTCACGTCGGGCGCGAACGTGCTGTTCAAATAACTGAGAGACGCGAGCGGGTCGGTAGACGAGCCCGGCCCCGCGGCCGTCGCCGTTGAAAAACAAAAAAGGGCGCATAAAACAAGCGCCGCTGCGGCCAGCCGTTTCATTAAAGCCCTCCTTTAACAAATCCCAAGAAAAACCTTTAAAAGTTTCATTCATCATACCATGAACAGGACATAATATCAACACGGACCTGTTGACAAAAATTACCCCGTAGTATACATTTATTTAAATCAGCAAAAAGCAAAATATTTCGCCAATCGAGACTGGAGACCGTTATGAGACACGTTTACGCAGACAACGCCGGGACAACGGCGCTGTCGAAAACGGCGCTGGACGCTATGATGCCGTACTTGACGGACGGCTACGGCAACCCCTCCGCCATATACAGCCTCGGCAGAGAGGCAAAAAAAGCGCTTGAAGCATCAAGAGCAAAAATCGCGGCGGCCATTGGCGCGCTGCCGGAAGAAATTTATTTCACGGGCAGCGGCACCGAGGCTGACAACTGGGCGATTCGCGGTGTTGCCGAAGCGAAAAGTAAAAAGGGCAGGCACATCATTTCCTCGGTCATCGAACATCACGCCATATCGCACACGCTGGCATATTTGGAAAAGCAGGGCTTTGAGATCACATACCTGCCGGTGGACACGCTGGGTAGAATCTCATTAGACGATTTGAAAGAAGCCATCCGGGAGGAGACCATTCTCATTTCCGTTATGACGGCCAACAACGAAATCGGTACGATTGAGCCGATTGAAGAAATCGGGAAAATTGCCCGCGAAAAAGGCGTTTTGTTCCATACGGACGCTATTCAGGCTGTCGGCCACATCGCGATGGATGTTAAGGCGATGAATATCGACCTGATGTCGATTGCCGGGCACAAGTTCCGAGGACCCAAGGGCGTCGGCGCTTTATACATTAAAAAAGGCATCGCCCTGCCACCGCTTCTCTTCGGCGGCGGGCAGGAGCGCAAGAAGCGCTCGTCAACCGAAAATGTGGCCGGAGCTGTCGGTATGGCGGCGGCGCTTGAAGAAGCGGCCAAGAATATGCCAGGGAATGTCGAAAGAATCACGGCCATGCGGGACAGGCTTATCGAAGGACTTTTAAAAATTCCGTTTTCGCGCCTGACGGGTGACCCTATCAGAAGGCTGCCGGGCACGGCCTCCCTCGTTTTTGAATGTGTCGAGGGCGAGGCGATGGTGCTGACGTTGGACAATGCCGGAATTTGCGCCTCCTCCGGTTCGGCGTGTTCTTCGGCGTCGCTGGACCCCTCGCACGTGCTTCTGGCGATCGGCTTGCCGCACGAGATTGCGCACGGGTCGCTGCGACTGTCAATCAATGAGACGACATCGGATGCGGATATTGACTACCTGCTCGAGACGATCCCGCCGATTATTACAAAGCTCAGAGCCATGTCGCCTCTTTGGGAGGACAAGATGAATGGCAAGTTTTAATGACCTTCAAAATCGAATACGCGCACTGAAAAAAGAGAAAAATGCGCTCATTTTGGCACATTACTACGTTCCGATTGACGTTCAGGATATTGCCGACCATGTGTGTGACTCGTTTGAAATGGCCAAACGCGCCAAAGAGGCAAAGGAGCAGCTGATTATCATCTGCGGCGTCCGTTTTATGGGAGAGAGCGCCAAAATCCTGTCGCCCGATAAAAAAATTCTGATCCCGGCGCTTGACGCTGGCTGCCCCATGGCGGATATGGTAACGGTTGAGGACGTTCGCCGTCTGCGGGCCGAGCATCCGAACGCTGCCGTCATGTGTTACGTCAACTCCTCGGCGGCTGTCAAGGCGGAATCCGACATTTGCTGCACGTCGTCGTCCGCACTTCGAATTGCCAAGGCGATCAAACAGGATGAAATTATCTTTGTCCCAGATGTGCACCTAGCCGAGTATACGGCCGAAAAGGTGCCGGAGAAGAAATTTGTTTTTCATACGGGCTTTTGCCCGACGCATCACCGTATCACCGAGCACGATATCATCGCTGCGAAAAAGGCGCACCCGAAAGCAAAATTTGCCGTTCATCCGGAATGCCGGCGCGAGGTGCTCAGCCATGCCGATTTTATCGGCAGCACGGCGGAAATCATCAAATATGCCCGTGAGACGGACGCGAGCGAAATCATCATTGGCACAGAGATGGAGATTGCCGCCCGCCTGCAGCGTGAAATGCCGGACAAAAAATTTTATTCGGCAGCGTCGGCATTTGTCTGTCCGAATATGAAAAAAGTGACGCTCGCGGCAGTTTTGAACTGCCTGGAGCAGGAAGAGTACGAAATCCAGCTGGATCAAAAAGAGGCGGACGCGGCACATCAGAGTTTAGAACGCATGGTGTCCTGCTGACGACAGAAAGAATTAGGAGAATTGACAATGTATTCAGAAAAAGTGATGGAACATTTTGCCAACCCGCGCAATGTGGGTGAACTGGAAGGCGCCAATGCCATCGGCCAGGTCGGCAACCCCAAATGCGGCGACATTATGAAGATTTACATGAAGATTGAAGATAACATCATTCAGGATGTTAAGTTCAAGACGTTTGGCTGCGGCGCCGCCATTGCCACGTCATCGATGGCGACGGAGCTTGTCAAAGGGAAGACAATTGAGGAAGCCCTGCAGCTAACGAATTCGGCCGTTGCGGAAGCCCTCGACGGGCTGCCCCCGGCCAAACTGCACTGCTCCGTTCTCGCGGAGGAAGGCATTAAATCAGCCATTGCCGATTATTACAAAAGACAGGGAATTGACCCCGAGCCGATCGTCGGCTGCTCGTGCGACTGCGATGCCTGCCATCACGAGCATTAATCAACTATCATTGAAAGCCGGTTCCGAATTTTGTCGGGGCCGGCTCTTTTTTGCGCCTTTTTGCCCAGTCACGCGTGCGGGGCGCGCGGAATAGAATGTACGGAATCTCGGATAAATTGCCGTACATATAAGTCGTATTGATGATTGAAGACAACAGGCAGCCGGAAAACGCAGAACGCCCATGTGAACGGGCGTCGTCGGTGGTACCCGACGGGCGGCCCCGGTGTGCTGCGGCCCGGATCGAGTTAAAGGAGGATATCCATGCGTTTTTCTGTGATTGGCGGTGATATGCGTCAGGCAAAGCTCGCCGAACTTCTGGCGGCTGATAATCACGCGGTTTCCGCTTTCGCGATTGACAAAATACGCTTTGAAAACGACATCGTGCAAGCGGAGGGATTAAAGGATGCCGTCGTTTCTGCCGATTGCATCATATTGCCGCTGCCGCTGACGTCTAAAGAGGGGCTTTTGAACACGCCGCTCAGCGCGGAGCTGACGGCAACGCGTGAAGTGCTCGCCGCGCTGCGCCCCGACCAACTCATCTGTGCCGGAAGGATCGACTGTACGGCTTATGAGTTGGCTGATGCCATGGGGCTGACGCTGATTGATTACCTTGAGCGGGAGGAGCTCGCCGTCGCCAACGCCGTTGCGGCAGCCGAGGGTGCGATTCAGCTTATGATGGAGGAAACGCCGATTACGGTTTGCCACGCAAAGT belongs to Oscillospiraceae bacterium CM and includes:
- a CDS encoding DUF1273 family protein, translating into MTRENTCCFSGYRPEKLPWGQNEDDARCQSLKEKLFDVVTAVYDAGIRHFVCGMALGSDIYFCETVLRLKDMYSDVTLEAALPCEEQAARWTEAQRSRYFRLVQQCDKETYVGRRYTSDCMMRRNMYMVDKSSLLITVYDGRFGGTMHTVGYAESNELEIIQLKP
- a CDS encoding peptidoglycan DD-metalloendopeptidase family protein, with amino-acid sequence MKLFEQKTGFSVKIPIVCARSFFNRTLSRRHKTHRAWTMAAVTIFLVLALTVILLNSQVGFAVYFRGEKIGNVKSMADVTAAVTGAENQLEEIYGHDYSLEKAISVTANVGGGTVNQESVQDGILGGIDGLVKLYVLEVNGKAVGASADEATMDGVLNDILMTYATEQTSSVRFVETVDISHRFINEDITQDVSAIKAAIDPKNEAAAYRLTVETTEQTERVEDIPFDVEYKSDDTVYEGNIKVRSPGVCGENVITEKSVYLNGVLQSCQMISTVKTKDPVTELVAVGTAPRPKTASYDKYIWPAEGVMTSGFGPRTGFGSANHQGIDIAGASGSDIVAADGGEVILAEWYFGYGLMVQIRHDNGDLTYYGHCSELLVSKGERVYQGQTIAYMGETGEASGVHCHFEIRVNGVPVNPIACLP
- a CDS encoding ABC transporter ATP-binding protein, translated to MIEIKDITFSYGDKPIFNAFSLAIGASVCITGPSGCGKSTLLRLIAGLEKPQGGAITGVPEKVTFLFQEDRLLPWATARDNVAAVLPRMKRGSAMSWLAAVELTEQAESLPGALSGGQQRRVALARALAYGGGLLILDEPFKGLDPALTRRIASLIHTVQIPVIATLHQPEEIALLGFDVISLA
- a CDS encoding YbaB/EbfC family nucleoid-associated protein codes for the protein MAKGGFHGGLGGGMNMNMIRQAQKMQADMMKMQAELEEKTYSAQSGGGAVTAVVSGKHELISLKIEPEAVDPDDIDMLSDMVIAAINAAMRQADSVMNENMSKFTGGLNLGF
- a CDS encoding methylated-DNA--[protein]-cysteine S-methyltransferase; amino-acid sequence: MRYSFRYETPVGPLDITADGSHIIGVSLTPAKSDVFEETPLIRLAADQLFDYFEGHRRQFDVPLELTGTPFQRAVWASLLQIPYGQTRTYGALARVVGSPAAYRAVGNACHVNPIAIIVPCHRVLGAGGTLTGYAGGLACKRALLALESRFYSDCDIEK
- a CDS encoding ABC transporter permease subunit; translation: MTTSITGVKKLLKAAAALLFWLAVWFAASYAIGKALIFPAPADVWVTLLALGVTPGFWESAGHSLLNVFVGFTSGVVLGTFFATLTSWSTLCDTLLSPLIRVIRATPVVSFIILALLWIGKMRVPAFCSALMVIPIVWQSVSASVKDADKNLLEMARQFGFGWLRTLRLVYIPSVRNDWAAACATSMGLAWKSGIAAEVICLARPTIGAELYYSKIYIDTPALFAWTAVVIILSLLLEKVLALLIRKRLAHKTASAVSPSGGRLRKTEHPDD
- a CDS encoding ABC transporter substrate-binding protein, with the protein product MKRVLSALLVLLTAFALTACSTASPKTSETSNPPLAASVGVLKGPTGIGASYLMEQRDQGKTDIDYTFTTEADPANITSGLINGSLDLAAVPTNVAAVLYNKTQGNVKIIAINTMSVLYLLENGTAIASVSDLRGKTIYATGQGANPEYVLNYILEQNGLKPGVDVTIEYMDSSQLATEIAAGTIDVAMLPVPNATTVLLKNADVRIALDFGKEWSALSGADGSVLTQGCIVARMDTPNIDVIIPQFLSEYQASINFMLDDANLDAAAQLAYKHGMVGSVEIAKAAIPQCHLTYIAGAADMKAALAGYLDILFKADPKSVGGAVPNDNFYYGG
- the sigK gene encoding RNA polymerase sporulation sigma factor SigK, with protein sequence MLSATFAIFLMSPFLMLRMSEGAGSFPKPLSAAEEQTYIELFMTGDMEARNVLIERNLRLVAHIIKKYYTQTSEQDDLISIGTIGLIKGISTYKPDRRVRLATYASRCIENEILMHFRSLKKTAGDLSLSDSIDTDKDGNSLSLMEVISVEDNMLENLSARETCQQLCQYMNDVLTQREAEIITMRYGLQNKSPKTQREIAIICGISRSYVSRIEKKALEKLRKCFEANS